A segment of the Actinomycetes bacterium genome:
GGCGGGTCGGTCCGGATAGGTCTCCTGCGCCTCGTGCAGCATCCGCTCCATCAGGGCCCGCAGGTCTGCCGTGACCGCCACCGGGTCGGCGCCGGGGTCGACGGGCACCCGAGGGTCGACCATCACCGTGATCGGCACCCGGGTGCGGCCGAGCCGCTTCGACCGGCCCTTGGTCCACACCCGCTGCGATCCCCAGATCACCGTCGGCAGCACCGGGACGCCCGCCTCCGCAGCCATCCGCACCGCGCCGGCCTTGAACTCCTTCAGCTCGAAGGAGCGGCTGATCGTGGCCTCGGGGAAGACCCCGACGATCTCGCCGCCGCGCAGCGCGTCGACGGCCCGACGGTAGGAGCCGGCACCCGCCTCACGATCGACCGGGATGTGGTGCATGCCGCGCATCAGCGGCCCGCTCACCCGGTGCTCGAAGACCTCCTGCTTGGCCATGAACCGCACCAACCGCCGCGCCGGGTGGGCGGCCATACCGGCGTAGGTGAAGTCCAGATAGCCGACGTGGTTGATGGCCATCACCGCGCCACCCGTGCGCGGGACGTGCTCGGTGCCGCGCAGGTCGAACCGCAGCCCCTGCAGGGCGAAGACCGCCCGCGCGAGGGTGATGACTGGCGGGTAGACCAGCTCGGCCACGGCGGGAACCTACCTGTCGGCGATGTCGTCGGCGAGAGGGGAGAGGAACGGTCGTACGTGCGACAGGTACTCCCCCGGCGCCGTCGTGTGCACATGGTGCCCGACGTCGACGGTCACCAGCCGGCCGTCCCGCACCAGCTCGGCGAGCTCGGCCAGCTCGCCCTGGTCGTTGGCGCTGGTCGGGCCGCCACCCACCACCAGGACCGGTGACGTGATGCGCGGCAGATCGGCCCAGGCCCGCGGGTCCGGGTCGTTGAGCTCGGCGATCACCGCCTCGAGCATCGCCCAGTCGAACGGCACCTCCTCGGGCGCCTCGGGCGGCGGGACCGGGAACTCGCGGGCGCCGGTCGCCGGGGCGGTGTCCTCGAGGACCAGCCGGGTCAGCCGGTCCGGCGCGGCCTCCGCGACGAGGACGGCCACGCTGCCGCCCATGGAGTGGCCGACCAGGTCCAACCGCTCCAGGCCGAGGGCGTCGGCGAGGGCCAGCACGTCGTCGCGCATCAGCGCGAGCGAGTAGCCCGTCGTACGCCCTGAAGCGCCGTGGCCGCGCAGGTCCGGGGCGACCACCCACCGCCCCTCGGCCGCCAGCGCCTCGGCCACGACCGCCCAGTCGTCGGCGTCGCCGGCGAGGCAGTGCAGCAGGACGACGGGGCGGCCTGCCGGGTCCCCCCAGGTCCGGACGGAGAGCGTGACCTCGCCGAGGTCAACCAGCCGGCGCTCACCGGCGGCTCCGCTCAGTGGGTGACCTCCAGCGCGTCGAGGAGCTGGTTGACGGCGTCGTCCAGCTCGCCGGACCCCTGGACCACGAGGTCCGGCTTCTCCGGCGGCTCGTAGCCCTGCCCGACGCCGGTCATGTTGGGCAGGGTGCCGGCCTTGGCCTTGGCGTAGAGGCCCTTCGGGTCGCGCTCGACGACCACGTCGGACGGGGTGTCCACCCAGACCTCGAGGAAGTCGCCCTCCTGGAACAGCCCCTTGGCCGCCCGCCGGTCACCGCGGAAGGGCGAGACCAGAGACACGATGACGATGAGTCCGGCGTCCACCATCAGCTTTGCCGTCTCGGCGACCCGCCGGACGT
Coding sequences within it:
- a CDS encoding alpha/beta fold hydrolase; translated protein: MSGAAGERRLVDLGEVTLSVRTWGDPAGRPVVLLHCLAGDADDWAVVAEALAAEGRWVVAPDLRGHGASGRTTGYSLALMRDDVLALADALGLERLDLVGHSMGGSVAVLVAEAAPDRLTRLVLEDTAPATGAREFPVPPPEAPEEVPFDWAMLEAVIAELNDPDPRAWADLPRITSPVLVVGGGPTSANDQGELAELAELVRDGRLVTVDVGHHVHTTAPGEYLSHVRPFLSPLADDIADR
- a CDS encoding lysophospholipid acyltransferase family protein, translating into MAELVYPPVITLARAVFALQGLRFDLRGTEHVPRTGGAVMAINHVGYLDFTYAGMAAHPARRLVRFMAKQEVFEHRVSGPLMRGMHHIPVDREAGAGSYRRAVDALRGGEIVGVFPEATISRSFELKEFKAGAVRMAAEAGVPVLPTVIWGSQRVWTKGRSKRLGRTRVPITVMVDPRVPVDPGADPVAVTADLRALMERMLHEAQETYPDRPARGEDDWWLPSRLGGSAPTPDEAAQLDRDERRARIAQAKEARDRAADRRRGDTA